From one Rosa rugosa chromosome 4, drRosRugo1.1, whole genome shotgun sequence genomic stretch:
- the LOC133744950 gene encoding cytochrome P450 736A117-like has translation MAEQLSEIFSLQPFPITLVLVLPIFFTLFLHRWSLFSVTTKNSPPSPPKLLLNFSLLKIGSNPHRSLQNLAQRYGSDLMLLYLGTAPLVLVSSAEAAREIMKTNDLEFSNRPKSVIFQKLLCNYKDVAMAPYGEYWRQVKSICVVNLLSSKRVRSFRAVREEETKLMINKINESSGEVMNLREMFVMFTSDVICRVTMGRKYSTSVVGEGGNTILFKELLWEFTELLRSLYIGDYIPWLAWLSRVNGLEAKLDKVAKQFDDFLDRVIQDRVDHRSKTSGSSGHVNHADPNKEDEKDFVDVLLEIQEGNLSGLLIDRVSIKALILDMFGGGTDSTYFVIEWTMAELLRHPRVMKKLQSEVRELAEKKTNITEDDLIEMNYLKAVIKETLRLHPPFPVLSRMSGQDVEIKGYKIKANTRIVVNMWQIGRDPKSYNKPEEYEPERFLNKNSGVSYKGNDFRLIPFGAGRRVCPGIQFAMAVNEIALANLVHKFDWALPGGATGDDLDMTESTGMPTHRKHPLKAVAIPYLANYG, from the exons ATGGCGGAGCAGCTGAGTGAAATCTTTTCCCTGCAACCTTTTCCCATCACATTAGTACTAGTTTTACCCATTTTCTTCACCCTCTTTTTACACAGATGGTCCTTATTCTCAGTTACTACAAAAAACTCTCCACCTTCTCCACCAAAGCTCCTT ctgaatttttctcttctgAAAATAGGCTCAAACCCTCATCGCTCCCTACAAAACCTAGCTCAACGCTATGGCTCTGATCTCATGCTCCTCTATTTGGGAACTGCCCCACTGGTTCTTGTATCGTCTGCTGAGGCTGCCCGCGAGATTATGAAAACCAATGATCTCGAATTCTCCAATAGACCCAAGTCTGTCATCTTCCAGAAGCTTCTCTGCAATTACAAAGACGTCGCCATGGCACCTTACGGTGAGTACTGGAGGCAGGTGAAGAGTATATGTGTTGTAAATCTCTTGAGCAGCAAAAGGGTTCGCTCTTTTCGTGCTGTGAGAGAAGAGGAAACAAAACTCATGATCAACAAAATTAATGAATCATCGGGAGAAGTCATGAACTTAAGAGAAATGTTTGTGATGTTTACCAGTGATGTTATTTGTAGAGTGACAATGGGGAGGAAGTACAGTACTAGTGTTGTAGGGGAAGGTGGTAATACGATTTTGTTTAAGGAGCTATTGTGGGAGTTTACGGAGTTATTGAGGAGTCTCTATATTGGAGACTATATTCCATGGCTTGCTTGGTTGAGCCGTGTTAATGGTTTGGAAGCTAAATTAGACAAGGTGGCTAAGCAGTTCGATGACTTCTTAGATAGAGTGATTCAAGATCGAGTAGATCATCGTTCAAAGACCAGTGGAAGTAGTGGCCATGTGAATCATGCTGATCCAAATAAGGAGGACGAAAAGGATTTTGTGGACGTTTTGCTCGAGATTCAAGAAGGAAACTTGTCTGGTTTACTTATTGATAGAGTTAGTATAAAGGCTCTCATATTG GATATGTTTGGTGGTGGCACTGATAGCACATATTTTGTCATAGAGTGGACGATGGCAGAGCTTTTAAGGCATCCAAGGGTAATGAAAAAATTGCAAAGTGAGGTCAGGGAGTTggcggaaaaaaaaacaaacataacCGAGGATGATTTGATTGAAATGAACTACTTGAAGGCCGTGATCAAGGAGACCCTTCGCTTACACCCTCCATTTCCTGTACTATCTCGGATGTCCGGCCAAGATGTGGAAATAAAGGGTTACAAAATTAAAGCCAACACACGCATTGTTGTGAATATGTGGCAAATTGGAAGAGATCCCAAGTCATACAACAAACCAGAGGAGTACGAGCCAGAAAGGTTCTTGAATAAGAATAGTGGAGTAAGTTATAAAGGAAATGACTTCCGGTTGATTCCATTTGGAGCTGGCAGGAGGGTCTGTCCTGGAATTCAGTTTGCCATGGCTGTTAATGAGATTGCTTTAGCAAATTTGGTGCACAAGTTTGATTGGGCATTGCCTGGCGGAGCAACCGGGGATGATTTAGACATGACTGAATCCACTGGCATGCCAACACATCGAAAGCATCCTTTGAAAGCCGTGGCTATTCCATACCTAGCTAACTACGGATAG
- the LOC133742285 gene encoding uncharacterized protein LOC133742285 isoform X1, which yields MANNLEVSNRVLVFYMSYLHEVLKKCRMVDMVAFVDPDQTGTVGCGNPTERARSLSDRYRQGRLGQIFVVPYNSGAHWMLTIVNPNEEVVHFKDPLKRRLDTGEWKSIVNNSIKIYNAHKNRKGRKVIQWKNLAGIPEQKNDKTCGYFIMRYMKEIVEDKNLDFSMKWGTRSNLVYTVNDIDEIRAEWAEHVLKFPEN from the exons AACCTAGAAGTATCAAATCGTGTACTAGTGTTTTACATGAG CTACCTTCATGAAGTCTTGAAGAAGTGTAGGATGGTGGATATGGTTGCCTTTGTCGATCCTGATCAGACTGGTACAGTTGGGTGTGGAAATCCCACTGAAAGGGCTCGGTCTTTGTCAGATCGCTATAGGCAAGGGAGGTTAGGGCAAATCTTTGTGGTTCCATATAACTCAGG TGCTCATTGGATGTTGACGATTGTGAACCCAAATGAAGAAGTCGTGCACTTCAAGGATCCACTTAAAAGGCGACTCGATACTGGGGAATGGAAATCTATTGTCAACAA CTCCATTAAAATCTATAATGCTCACAAGAATCGGAAAGGAAGGAAAGTAATTCAATGGAAGAATCTTGCT GGTATTCCGGAGCAAAAAAATGACAAGACTTGTGGATATTTCATTATGCGTTACATGAAAGAAATTGTGGAGGACAAGAACTTGGATTTTAGTATGAAG TGGGGAACGAGGTCAAATTTGGTTTACACAGTCAATGATATTGATGAGATCCGAGCGGAATGGGCTGAGCATGTTTTGAAGTTCCCAGAAAATTAA
- the LOC133742927 gene encoding cytochrome P450 71AP13 yields the protein MALLQLLKEPSVLFAFSFLIVLLNFIFRDKLRKTKIKLPPSPPKLPIIGNLHQLGNSPHLSLWSLAEKFGPLIYLQLGHIPTVVVSSAKLAKEVLKTHDLALSSRPQIFSAKHLFYNCTDVAFSPYGAYWRHIRKICILELLSAKRVQSFSHVRVEEVARLAHRVAESYPGTTNLSKLLGLYANDILCRVAFGRDFSGGGEYDHHGFQKMLEEYQELLGGFSIGDFFPSMEFLHTLTGMKSRLQETFGRFDKLFDQMITEHQNPKREKQEHKDLVDVLLDIQKKDSADMPLTMDNVKAIILDMFAAGTDTTFITLDWGMTELLMNPKVLEKAQAEVRGVVGERRVVLESDLHQLDYMKAVIKEIYRLHPAAPVLLPRESMEDVNIDGYDIPAKTRIFVNAWAIGRDPESWENPEMFEPERFIGSTIDFKGQDFELIPFGAGRRGCPAITFSTASIELALAQLLHSFDWELPAGTTAKDLDLAEAFGITMHRIANLIVVAKPRFS from the exons ATGGCTCTTCTTCAACTTCTAAAGGAACCTTCTGTGCTTTTTGCATTCAGTTTTCTCATAGTGTTGCTCAATTTTATCTTCAGGGATAAGTTgaggaaaacaaaaatcaaactcCCACCTAGCCCTCCAAAGCTACCCATCATTGGTAACCTTCACCAGCTTGGAAACAGCCCTCACCTATCTCTCTGGTCCTTGGCAGAAAAGTTTGGTCCCTTAATTTACTTACAACTTGGTCACATCCCAACAGTGGTGGTGTCATCAGCTAAACTAGCCAAGGAAGTACTGAAAACTCATGATCTTGCACTTTCTAGCCGCCCACAGATCTTTTCAGCCAAACATCTCTTCTATAACTGCACTGATGTTGCCTTCTCCCCTTATGGTGCTTATTGGAGGCACATTCGTAAGATTTGCATACTTGAGCTACTAAGTGCCAAAAGAGTGCAATCATTTAGTCATGTAAGAGTAGAAGAAGTTGCTCGTCTGGCTCATCGGGTTGCAGAGTCCTATCCTGGCACCACTAATCTGAGCAAGTTGCTTGGACTATATGCAAATGATATTCTCTGCCGCGTAGCATTTGGAAGAGATTTCTCAGGTGGTGGAGAGTATGATCACCATGGTTTCCAAAAGATGCTTGAGGAATACCAGGAATTGCTTGGCGGATTTTCTATTGGAGATTTCTTCCCTTCTATGGAGTTTCTGCACACTTTAACAGGAATGAAATCAAGACTTCAAGAGACATTCGGGAGATTCGATAAACTATTTGACCAGATGATAACTGAACATCAAAATCCCAAAAGAGAAAAACAGGAGCACAAGGACCTCGTGGATGTTTTACTGGATATACAGAAAAAAGATTCTGCTGACATGCCTCTCACCATGGATAATGTCAAGGCTATTATCTTG GACATGTTTGCTGCAGGAACTGACACAACCTTCATCACCCTTGATTGGGGAATGACAGAGCTTTTGATGAACCCCAAAGTCCTGGAAAAAGCACAAGCTGAAGTACGAGGTGTTGTTGGGGAAAGAAGAGTCGTATTGGAGAGTGATCTGCATCAGCTGGACTACATGAAAGCTGTCATCAAAGAGATATATAGGTTGCATCCAGCAGCACCAGTACTTCTCCCTAGAGAATCCATGGAAGATGTAAACATTGATGGGTATGATATTCCAGCCAAAACAAGAATTTTTGTCAATGCCTGGGCAATAGGGAGAGACCCAGAATCTTGGGAAAACCCAGAAATGTTTGAACCAGAAAGGTTTATAGGTAGCACTATTGATTTCAAGGGGCAGGACTTTGAGCTTATACCTTTTGGGGCTGGTAGAAGAGGTTGTCCAGCGATTACATTTAGCACAGCCAGCATTGAGCTTGCTCTAGCACAACTTCTGCATAGCTTTGATTGGGAGCTTCCCGCTGGTACTACAGCTAAAGATTTGGACTTGGCCGAAGCTTTTGGCATCACAATGCATAGGATAGCCAATCTGATTGTTGTAGCCAAACCACGGTTTTCCTGA
- the LOC133742285 gene encoding uncharacterized protein LOC133742285 isoform X2 — MVDMVAFVDPDQTGTVGCGNPTERARSLSDRYRQGRLGQIFVVPYNSGAHWMLTIVNPNEEVVHFKDPLKRRLDTGEWKSIVNNSIKIYNAHKNRKGRKVIQWKNLAGIPEQKNDKTCGYFIMRYMKEIVEDKNLDFSMKWGTRSNLVYTVNDIDEIRAEWAEHVLKFPEN, encoded by the exons ATGGTGGATATGGTTGCCTTTGTCGATCCTGATCAGACTGGTACAGTTGGGTGTGGAAATCCCACTGAAAGGGCTCGGTCTTTGTCAGATCGCTATAGGCAAGGGAGGTTAGGGCAAATCTTTGTGGTTCCATATAACTCAGG TGCTCATTGGATGTTGACGATTGTGAACCCAAATGAAGAAGTCGTGCACTTCAAGGATCCACTTAAAAGGCGACTCGATACTGGGGAATGGAAATCTATTGTCAACAA CTCCATTAAAATCTATAATGCTCACAAGAATCGGAAAGGAAGGAAAGTAATTCAATGGAAGAATCTTGCT GGTATTCCGGAGCAAAAAAATGACAAGACTTGTGGATATTTCATTATGCGTTACATGAAAGAAATTGTGGAGGACAAGAACTTGGATTTTAGTATGAAG TGGGGAACGAGGTCAAATTTGGTTTACACAGTCAATGATATTGATGAGATCCGAGCGGAATGGGCTGAGCATGTTTTGAAGTTCCCAGAAAATTAA
- the LOC133742928 gene encoding cytochrome P450 71AP13-like — MDVLQFLNIPSLLLAFSFLIVLLTFLFNYSSRKRKLKLPPSPPKLPVVGNLHQLGNQPHLSLRSLAQKYGPIIYLQLGEIPTVVVSSARVAKEVLKTHDLALSSRPQIFSAKHLFYNCTDVVFSPYGAYWRHIRKICILELLSAKRVQSFSHAREEEVARLARRVAESYPGTTNLSKLLGLYANDILCRVAFGRDFSGGGEYDQHDFQKMLEEYQELLGGFSIGDFFPSMEFLHTLTGMKSRLQDTFGRFDKLFDQILTEHLNPKREKEEHKDLVDVLLEIQKEETADMPLTMDNVKAIILDMFAAGTDTTFITLDWGMTELLMNPKVLKKAQAEVRGVVGEKRVVLEGDLHQLDYLKAVIKEIFRLHPPAPVLVPRESMEDVTIDGYDILAKTRIFVNAWAIGRDPESWENPEKFEPERFMGSTIDFKGQDFELLPFGAGRRGCPAVTFSTASIELALAQLLHSFDWELPAGTAADDLDMTEVFGITMHRIANLIVIARPWFP; from the exons ATGGATGTTCTTCAATTTCTTAACATACCCTCTTTGCTTTTGGCATTCAGTTTCCTCATAGTGTTGCTTACATTCCTCTTCAATTATagttcaagaaaaagaaaacttaaACTCCCACCAAGCCCTCCAAAGCTACCTGTTGTTGGCAACCTTCACCAGCTAGGAAACCAGCCTCACCTATCTCTCCGGTCCTTGGCACAAAAGTATGGTCCAATAATTTACTTACAACTTGGTGAGATCCCAACTGTGGTGGTTTCATCAGCTAGAGTTGCCAAGGAAGTACTGAAAACCCATGATCTTGCACTATCAAGCCGTCCACAAATCTTTTCAGCCAAACACCTCTTCTATAATTGCACTGATGTTGTCTTCTCCCCTTATGGTGCTTATTGGAGACACATACGTAAGATTTGCATACTTGAGCTGTTAAGTGCCAAAAGAGTGCAGTCATTTAGCCATGccagagaagaagaagttgcTCGTCTGGCTCGTCGGGTTGCAGAGTCCTATCCCGGCACCACTAATCTCAGCAAGTTGCTTGGACTCTATGCAAATGATATTCTCTGCCGCGTAGCATTTGGAAGAGATTTCTCTGGTGGTGGAGAGTATGATCAGCATGATTTCCAAAAGATGCTTGAGGAATATCAGGAATTGCTTGGTGGATTTTCTATTGGAGATTTCTTCCCTTCCATGGAGTTCCTCCACACCTTAACAGGAATGAAATCAAGACTTCAAGACACATTCGGTCGATTTGATAAGCTCTTCGACCAGATTTTGACTGAACATCTCAAtcccaaaagagaaaaagaggagCATAAGGACCTCGTGGATGTTTTACTGGAGATACAGAAGGAAGAGACTGCCGATATGCCTCTAACCATGGATAATGTCAAGGCTATTATTTTG GACATGTTTGCTGCTGGAACAGACACAACCTTCATCACCCTTGATTGGGGGATGACAGAACTTCTGATGAACCCCAAAGTTCTCAAAAAAGCACAAGCTGAAGTAAGAGGTGTTGTTGGAGAAAAAAGAGTTGTGTTAGAGGGTGATCTTCATCAGCTGGACTATTTAAAAGCTGTCATTAAAGAGATATTTCGGCTGCATCCACCTGCACCAGTACTAGTACCTAGAGAATCCATGGAAGATGTAACTATTGATGGATACGACATTCTAGCCAAAACAAGAATTTTTGTCAATGCCTGGGCAATAGGGAGAGACCCAGAATCTTGGGAAAACCCAGAAAAGTTTGAACCAGAAAGATTTATGGGTAGCACTATTGATTTCAAGGGGCAGGATTTTGAGCTTTTACCTTTTGGGGCGGGTAGAAGAGGTTGTCCGGCTGTTACATTCAGCACAGCCAGCATTGAGCTTGCTCTAGCACAACTTCTGCATAGCTTTGATTGGGAGCTTCCTGCGGGTACTGCAGCTGATGATTTGGACATGACAGAAGTTTTTGGCATAACAATGCACAGGATAGCCAATCTGATTGTTATCGCCAGACCATGGTTTCCCTGA